The Pseudomonas benzenivorans region GGCAGCGCTGCGCCGCCAGCAAGGCGGCTCGGGAGCCGTGGATCAATAACGTGCGCACATAGACGTTGCCCTGCCGGCTGATGTGCCCCAGCTTGCGCCGCTCGCCGCTGCTGAACTCGCGCGGGGTCATGCCCAGCCAGGCGCTGAGCTTGCGCCCATTGGCAAAGCGTTCCGGCTGGCCGACCGCGGCTTTCAGGGCGCTGGCGGTCAGCACGCCAATGCCGCTGACCTCGTCCAGCTTGTGCACGATCTCATCCTCGGCATGCCAGCGCTGCAGTTGCTGCTCGCACTCGACCATGCACTGCTGGTAGAGGTTGATCTCGGCCAGGACGATGTGCAGTTGATGCTGCAAAGGCGCCAGTTCGGGACGCTCGATCAACTCGTTGGCCCGGCGCAGGAACGCCGCGGTCGCAGCCGGCGCCTCGATGCCGGCTTCGCGCAAGATGCCGCGCAGCAGGTTGATCCGTTGAGTGCGGCTCTTCTTCCAGGTTTCACGCAGACCGTGCAGTTGCTGCACCTGTTGTTGCTCGTGGGTTTTCACCGGCACCGGATGAATCCCCCCGCAGCGCGCCGCTTCGAGGATGGCGTCGCAATCGTTGCGGTCGGTCTTGTTGCGGCGTCGATAGGGCCGCACGTAGCGCGGATGAATCAACGTCACCCGATGCCCCAGGGACTGGACGAAGCGCCCCCAGTAGTGGGCCGTACCACAGGCCTCCATCACCCACTCGACCGCCTCGGCCTGCTCCTGTATATATCGCCGGAACGCCTCCCGGTTCAGCCGCTTGCGCTGCACCACATGGCCGGAACGGACACTCTCGGCAACTTGGTAAACGGACTTGGCCAGATCAACCGCAATACGCTTCATCACGACTCTCCCAACTATCAGCCACCACCGCAGCGGGTATAGAAGGTGGTGCGGGGAGAGTCCATTACAGCATTCAAGTCGTTCGCTCCGCTCACTTGGACGTCCAAAAGCTGCGCTTTTGGCCGCCCCTTAACCAAACGTTATGCAATCGGAGCTATCAGGTGCTGACCTTCCAAGAAGCTTTAGGCAACATTGATCAAGAAGAGACACCTTCGCTTTTATTAGCCAATGGCTTCTCTCAGGCATGGAATGCAAAAATATTCAACTACGCCAATCTTCTTGAAGCTGCAGATTTTGGCCAACGAGATGCAATAATTCGATCGTTATTCACAAATCTAAACACTTATGATTTTGAAGCGATCATGAGGCAACTGGTAGCAGCCGAGACTGTTTGCGAAGCATATGGAGTTGAACGAGAAACTATTAATCAGATAAAAGAAGATCAAGAGCATTTAAAGCAGGCATTAATTACTGCAATTTCGAACACGCATCCGCATCTTCCGCACGAAGTTACGGATGAACAATATTCCTCTGTTCGAAAATTTATCTCCGGCTTCAATCAAATTTTCACAGTCAACTACGACCTACTACTTTACTGGTCTAGAAATAAAAATGATTTGCCGCCAGAAAACTACAGAACCGACGATGGCTTTCGAGCCCAGCGGCGCTGGGAAGGACACAGTACAAACCAAGAAGTACACTTCTTGCACGGCGGGCTTCACATATACGACTCCGGCTCAAGCATAAAGAAACATGCCTTTACTGAGGCAGGAGAAACCATAATCGAGCAGGTCAGAGAAAATCTTGAACAAGGGAAATTTCCACTCTTTGTTTCCGAGCCCAGCCATGAAGGCAAGCTCAAGAAAATCGAACATAACCCTTATCTTAACTATTGCTTTCAGGAGCTAAGAAATCTCAAGGGGGCATTATTCATCTACGGTCACTCGATGGATGAAAATGACAGGCATATTTTTGCTCAGATAAAACGCAGCCAGATAAGCAAGGTTTTTGTGAGCATTTACGGCGATGAAAACAGCGAGTCAAATACAAGAGCAAGGGCAAATGCGCGTGCATACCTTCAACGACCTGGGCTCGATGTAGACTTCTTTGATGCTGCAACGGCACCCGTGTGGGCATAACAAGTGGTATATGGACTCTCCCCGCAAGCGGTGAGAAATAGCTTTTCCAACCCTGTCGTCAGCGCGGTTGCATTCGTATATCCGGCCTGTGTTGGGCGCTGTCGCCCTGGCCATTCTGTAGTTCGCGCAGCGGGGGCCAAGCGTTCAATCGATCCCTCAGATCATGATTGTTATCGGCCTTGTTCCGCTGCAGGACTCGCCTGTACCGACAGTGCTGCTGCTCACCACAACCCCATGAAAACCTTCACCCCATCCTGATTGCCCCCGCCGTCAGGCGGGCTTGGCGCTGTGCCAATCGCCGCTGAAGCGCCGCGCATGGCACCACACCGCCCAGCAAATCCGCACCAGTTTGTTGGCCAGGGCCACCGCCGCCTTGTTGTGGCCGATCCGCGCGGCGGTCTCGACGGCCCAGCGCTGTAACTGGGTCAGTTTCTCCGGTGTACGTGCCTGGCAGCGCTGCGCCGCCAGCAAGGCGGCGCGGGAGCCGTGGATCAATAACGTGCGAACATAGACGTTGCCCTGCCGGCTGATGTGCCCCAGCTTGCGCCGTTCGCCGCTACTGAACTCGCGCGGGGTCATGCCCAGCCAGGCGCTGAGCTGGCGCCCATTGGAAAAGCGGCCGGCGTCCCGGCGTTCGGGTTGGCCGACCGCGGCTTTCAGGGCGCTGGCGGTCAGCACGCCAATGCCGCTGACCTCGTCCAGCTTGTGCACGATCTCATCCTCGGCATGCCAGCGCTGCAGTTGCTGCTCGCACTCGACCATGCACTGCTGGTAGAGGTTGATCTCGGCCAGGACGATGTGCAGTTGATGCTGCAAAGGCGCCAGTTCGGGACGCTCGATCAACTCGTTGGCCCGGCGCAGGAACGCCGCGGTCGCAGCCGGCGCCTCGATGCCGGCTTCGCGCAAGATGCCGCGCAGCAGGTTGATCCGTTGAGTGCGGCTCTTCTTCCAGGTTTCACGCAGACCGTGCAGTTGCTGCACCTGTTGTTGCTCGTGGGTTTTCACCGGCACCGGATGAATTCCCCCGCAGCGCGCCGCTTCGAGGATGGCGTCGCAATCGTTGCGGTCGGTCTTGTTGCGGCGTCGATAGGGCCGCACGTAGCGCGGATGAATCAACGTCACCCGGTGACCCAGCGCCTGCACTATGCGCCCCCAGTAGTGCGCCGTGCCACAGGCCTCCATCACCCACTCGACCGCCTCGGCCTGCTCCTGTATATATCGCCGGAACGCCTCCCGGTTCAGCCGCTTGCGCTGCACCACATGGCCGGAACGGACACTCTCGGCGACTTGGTAAACGGACTTGGCCAGATCAACCGCAATACGCTTCATCACGACTCTCCCAACTATCAGCCACCACCGCTGCGGGTATAGAAGGCGGTGCAGGGAGAGTCCATTACAGCATTCAAATCGTTCGCTCCGCTCACTCGGGACGGGCTAAAGCCCGCCCCTTAACCAAACGTTAGGTACGCCATTAAAAATGAGAGTTCCACAAGAATGAAAGGGAAAATTGTTTCATGGAAGGATGATAAAGGCTTCGGCTTCATCAGTCCTGAAGGTAAAAACGAACAGGTTTTCTTCCACATCTCAAGCGTCAAAAAAGCAACTCGCAAACCTGAAGTTGGTGACGCAGTCATTTTTGAAGTAGCCAAGGACTCTCAAGGTCGCCTCAAAGCAACGCACGTGCTACTTGAAGGCGTATCACTTTCCAACTCTGGGAACTCTAAAAGAATAGTCACAGAGCCTGTCAAGAAAGATGCGCTAGATTATTTTGCTTACTTTGCTCTAGCTGTACTTCTTGCTATCTCATTAGGTCTATTCATAAAAACAGGCGCACCAGAGTCAGCCTTGGTGCCTGGTGCAATTTTTCTACTAATTATGTTCTTCATATCAAGCAGAAAGAAACAGCCTGCAAATAAATTGTTCTCATGCTCAAAGTGCCAAGCAGTCTCCAGTCACGACGAGAGAACAGTGCTTGCCTGGAATAGAGGACTGAATAGGTTATATTGCAAATCTTGTCACCAGGCATGGCTGCGCGAACGACCTAAAGAGCAACAAGAAAGCCGAAGCTCTTATTCTTCATCCAATTCAGGTTGCCTTGGTCTATTTTTGGTTATTGCGTCCGTTCCGATCATTTGCGTCGCCGGTGCAGTCACATGGTTTGTGTAAGCTAAACCTAACTAGTGGTATATGGACTCTCCCCACAAGCGGTGAGGAATAGCTTTCCCAACCCTGTCGTCAGCGCGGTTGCATGCGTATATCCGGCCTGTGTTGGGCGCTATCGCCCTGGCCATTCTGTAGTTCGCGCAGCGGGGGCCAAGCGTTCAATCG contains the following coding sequences:
- a CDS encoding IS110 family RNA-guided transposase, with the translated sequence MKRIAVDLAKSVYQVAESVRSGHVVQRKRLNREAFRRYIQEQAEAVEWVMEACGTAHYWGRFVQSLGHRVTLIHPRYVRPYRRRNKTDRNDCDAILEAARCGGIHPVPVKTHEQQQVQQLHGLRETWKKSRTQRINLLRGILREAGIEAPAATAAFLRRANELIERPELAPLQHQLHIVLAEINLYQQCMVECEQQLQRWHAEDEIVHKLDEVSGIGVLTASALKAAVGQPERFANGRKLSAWLGMTPREFSSGERRKLGHISRQGNVYVRTLLIHGSRAALLAAQRCQARTPEKLTQLQRWAIETAARIGHNKAAVALANKLVRICWAVWCHARRFSGDWQSKAPA
- a CDS encoding DUF4917 family protein, which translates into the protein MLTFQEALGNIDQEETPSLLLANGFSQAWNAKIFNYANLLEAADFGQRDAIIRSLFTNLNTYDFEAIMRQLVAAETVCEAYGVERETINQIKEDQEHLKQALITAISNTHPHLPHEVTDEQYSSVRKFISGFNQIFTVNYDLLLYWSRNKNDLPPENYRTDDGFRAQRRWEGHSTNQEVHFLHGGLHIYDSGSSIKKHAFTEAGETIIEQVRENLEQGKFPLFVSEPSHEGKLKKIEHNPYLNYCFQELRNLKGALFIYGHSMDENDRHIFAQIKRSQISKVFVSIYGDENSESNTRARANARAYLQRPGLDVDFFDAATAPVWA
- a CDS encoding IS110 family RNA-guided transposase, producing MKRIAVDLAKSVYQVAESVRSGHVVQRKRLNREAFRRYIQEQAEAVEWVMEACGTAHYWGRIVQALGHRVTLIHPRYVRPYRRRNKTDRNDCDAILEAARCGGIHPVPVKTHEQQQVQQLHGLRETWKKSRTQRINLLRGILREAGIEAPAATAAFLRRANELIERPELAPLQHQLHIVLAEINLYQQCMVECEQQLQRWHAEDEIVHKLDEVSGIGVLTASALKAAVGQPERRDAGRFSNGRQLSAWLGMTPREFSSGERRKLGHISRQGNVYVRTLLIHGSRAALLAAQRCQARTPEKLTQLQRWAVETAARIGHNKAAVALANKLVRICWAVWCHARRFSGDWHSAKPA
- a CDS encoding cold shock domain-containing protein; amino-acid sequence: MKGKIVSWKDDKGFGFISPEGKNEQVFFHISSVKKATRKPEVGDAVIFEVAKDSQGRLKATHVLLEGVSLSNSGNSKRIVTEPVKKDALDYFAYFALAVLLAISLGLFIKTGAPESALVPGAIFLLIMFFISSRKKQPANKLFSCSKCQAVSSHDERTVLAWNRGLNRLYCKSCHQAWLRERPKEQQESRSSYSSSNSGCLGLFLVIASVPIICVAGAVTWFV